From the genome of Lasioglossum baleicum unplaced genomic scaffold, iyLasBale1 scaffold0021, whole genome shotgun sequence:
CATTCATGGGATCCTTCCCATACTTCGCAAAGGTGCTAAAATCTTCTTTTACGCGCTTACCTCTGATCATCTTCAATCGAGGTATGCGAACATGATTGATTACAAGGGTATAGAAATATTGTATTACAATCTTCTGTACAAGTTTCTTTTCAGAGTTATAAAGATGAAtggtaaaacattaaaattgcaACCCGATGGGAATTTGCCATCATTCTGGCCTGTGATACTAGAGCCTACGGAAAAGATTACTTTGCCACCCTACTCCATGGTGTTCGTGGTAATACACGGAGTGGAGATCCCAGAATGTAAAACATAGTTATTGCGCTAAAGATCAATAGAGAATCATACACAGTTTTGTAtagtacatttttttatattataagttTATAATACGGTCtcgtaaaacatttttacaatttcttggTAAGAACGAGAAAAATTTACGAACTCAATAAAATGGTTAAAGAactaaattcatgtatgtattattatattatacgaatttgtacgtatctataaatatatgtatatacatatatgtgtacgCGTATGTACGTCTATATAGACAACTACCTCTTATCGTCAACATGTAACGTAACACCCTATAAGTATAATACACGAACGACATCCGTATGAACGTATTCGTAAACTTTAAGTTCTTTCGCGCGCGATCGCAACAAATATACaaatactgaaaaaatacataatgTTAGGTATTTGGAATGATTAGATATATCATCTTTCTATAGTGAAATGTCATTACATCGAACGAAAATAGAAATTACATTTGAACAGGCTTAAaaagaaatcaatattttcagaatgtatttaccaataattataatatatatgtatatgtatgtgcgACACATAAGTATGGAACTAACGGTATAACAATTAATTGGGTGGTTActatttatgttatatatttACAGAAGAACGTTCATTTCACTAGCTTTAATTTAACATATCATTCTAGAGTTGAGACCATGATCATTTTCCCTTTGGGATCATCGAATCTATCCATAATACGAATATCCATAAGCATAGTAATACCCCAAATCATAATGAAACTTAATATAGTGGCAACAAATATTCCAGTCCAAATTGGAATGGTCATGAAACCAACGCAATCGTACGTGCTGCCAAATCTTGCCTCTCTAGATGAATCTTCGTTATTAAACAGTTGTACTTGGAAATCCTTAATAGTTAAGAAATAACTATCATTTTCCTTGAAGACAAGATTGTGCGAACAATGGTACGAAAATTTTGATGGAAAGACAATGTCTGTGTTTGGTGTCAAGCTATGATTTGTGCTGCTGCCATTGTTTTTCATTGTATACTTGTAATTGACTGTTTTGAGATAGTAGTAACCGGATTTATTTTCAAACTTGAAGGAAAGTGCATGTTTAACTATCTCAGACTCTGCTGCGAActgtaggtttaatgttaactCGTCATCTCCCACGATATCCTTCTCCGTAAACGATAGAGGAAGTTCAATAACATTGTCTACTTCTGGAATCTATAACGCAAATGTATTATACGATTATATCCAACCAGTTTTAGCAAAATTTAGTAATCTGCGACGATTACCTTCAATTGCAAAGGTTCGCTGGCATACAAAAGTGCTCGTCCTGTTATCACAGTTAAAGGACCTGTAACGTTGTTGTTAGCTTCTCTTTTAACGCGGTTGGATTGTCCGTAAGAACACACCATTCCTGTAAGAATAGCTGTGAGATTAGGACTAGTTTCCTTTAGCGTATCGTATATCTCCTGTACAAAGTCTAAACTGCTGATCGGCGTGTACATCAATTGCACTTTGGATgtagcgttcgaatactttccatAGATCGTACTAAAAGAAGGCAAATCTTCGATAACGTTAACTGCCGACTCGACTGCGGGGAAATAATAGTACGAGTCGCCAGTGACAATCCAATGAAGAAGCTAAAAGAGAAAGCATTTTTAAGTAAAGGATTTTTGGGAGCTGTCGCCCGTACACTAACCTGTTTGTGCTTGGTTAAATCTTCGACACAGAGATTATGCGTCACGAAGAATACCACAGGAGGCAAGTCCTCCAGCTTCTCGTGCAGGAACGACTCGAATTCTTTGCGA
Proteins encoded in this window:
- the LOC143219272 gene encoding uncharacterized protein LOC143219272, with translation MTRYRSVLNVIFMLIIPAQISPLYANNAVPVLIWGGAGSDSERHSTNPFTITPRKEFESFLHEKLEDLPPVVFFVTHNLCVEDLTKHKQLLHWIVTGDSYYYFPAVESAVNVIEDLPSFSTIYGKYSNATSKVQLMYTPISSLDFVQEIYDTLKETSPNLTAILTGMVCSYGQSNRVKREANNNVTGPLTVITGRALLYASEPLQLKIPEVDNVIELPLSFTEKDIVGDDELTLNLQFAAESEIVKHALSFKFENKSGYYYLKTVNYKYTMKNNGSSTNHSLTPNTDIVFPSKFSYHCSHNLVFKENDSYFLTIKDFQVQLFNNEDSSREARFGSTYDCVGFMTIPIWTGIFVATILSFIMIWGITMLMDIRIMDRFDDPKGKMIMVSTLE